A stretch of the Plasmodium berghei ANKA genome assembly, chromosome: 10 genome encodes the following:
- a CDS encoding DNA topoisomerase 2, putative — MSKNKTIEERYQKKSQIEHILLRPDTYIGSVEMHTQLLWIWNKEKNRMVQKNITYVPGLYKIFDEIIVNAADVKAREKEKSENPMTCIKIEINKEQKRISVYNDGEGIPVDIHKEMNIYVPHMIFGELLTSDNYDDAEDRITGGRNGFGAKLTNIFSKEFTVQCGDSSRKREFKMTWSQNMSKFSEPHIKNYNGKDYVKVTFKPDLDKFGMAELDDDIECLLHKRVYDLAGTCNVRVYLNGTRLPVKDFKSYVDLYLRDNSHPNTNPSVSKNALNGNTDASVNKTIDNLDVSIFHDNGGGAGDITPSKTTEENGNSNFNNNKYEEEIVKIHEKQHRWEIVISKTDGSQFQQVSFVNSICTTKGGTHVSYIVDQLLNSLSKKANAKNKGGMEIKSGHIRNHLWVFVNCLIVNPTFDSQTKETLTTKQSKFGSKCILTDKTINNVLKSSILSNILLWAQAKAQVELRKKMKAGSSKARERIIGIPKLEDANDAGSKYSQECTLILTEGDSAKTSCLAGLSIVGRDRYGVFPLKGKLLNVRDASFKQLMDNKEIQNIFKIMGLDITDKNKQDIKGLRYGSLMIMTDQDYDGSHIKGLLINMIHKFWPSLLKHKGFLCEFVTPIVKVQKGNQELSFFTIAEYEQWKENTNLVGWKIKYYKGLGTSTDKEFKQYFSDIQSHKIVFLWTGDRDGDSIDMAFSKKRIEDRKLWLQNFILGSYVDHKEKDLSYYDFVNKELIYYSRYDTERSIPNIMDGWKPGQRKVLYGCFKRNLRNECKVAQLVGYIAEHSAYHHGESSLQQTIINMAQTFVGSNNINFLEPCGQFGSRKEGGKDASAARYIFTKLASSTRSIFNEYDDPILKYLNEEGQKIEPQYYIPVIPTILVNGCEGIGTGYSSFIPNYNYKDIINNIKKYIDKEPLVPMVPWYKDFKGRIEPNGKSGYETIGIINKIDDETLEITELPIKRWTQDYKEFLEELLTDEKNQLIIDYIDNSSHEDVCFTIKMDPTKLKRAEEEGLEKVFKLKSTLTTTNMTLFDPNLKLQRYASELDILKDFCFHRLNAYTDRKNYLISKLEKEKRIISNKTKFILAIINGELVVNKKKKKILVEELYRKGYDPYKDIHKVKKEEIFEQELLDAAENPEDNEEIIAGVTVKDYNYLLNMPIFSLTLEKVEELLSQLKEKEQELEILKSITVETMWLKDIENVEEAIEFQRNVELANREESNKFKVARRKIGAGFKKKKKKKKLTSDDESEGDTSDSSEFMINSLNIKKNSKKTPNKKNNTSVRKKIRKIDSGISVDDNNTQTPILINSNEIDDSNLSYSKNGNNAYNSDNTPLINKIINTSKHVVVNTPIVNHGSISSNHNGIDQTPAHGGINSININVSPNSTVNINEFSGIKNKLLELEKKKKPRLTLAETIKMKNMEKGDNTAKETPRSRNTPKRKRSTLLDTSKSKDDFDFGDEDSSKNDSSNASDSSYNI, encoded by the exons ATGtcgaaaaataaaacaattgaAGAGCGGTATCAGAAAAAGTCTCAAATTGAGCACATTTTGTTGAGGCCTGATACCTATATAGGTAGTGTTGAAATGCATACTCAATTATTATGGATATggaataaagaaaaaaatcgaatggttcaaaaaaatataacttaTGTACCAGggttatataaaatatttgatgAAATTATCGTCAATGCTGCTGATGTAAAAGCGAgggaaaaagaaaaaagtgaaaatcCTATGActtgtataaaaatagaaataaataaagagcAAAAAAGAATAAGCGTATATAATGATGGAGAAGGTATACCAGTAGATATACATAAagaaatgaatatatatgtaccaCATATGATATTTGGTGAATTATTAACATCAGATAATTATGATGATGCTGAAGATAGAATAACGGGGGGTCGAAACGGTTTCGGAGCTAAGctaacaaatatttttagtaaAGAATTTACTGTTCAATGTGGAGATAGTTCAAGAAAAAGAGAATTTAAAATGACATGGTCTCAAAATATGTCAAAGTTTTCTGAAccacatataaaaaattataatggaAAAGATTATGTAAAAGTAACATTTAAACCAGATTTAGATAAATTTGGTATGGCCGAGCTTGATGATGATATAGAATGCTTATTACATAAAAGAGTATATGATTTAGCAGGTACATGTAATGTTCgtgtatatttaaatgGCACAAGATTACCTGTTAAAGATTTTAAAAGCTATGttgatttatatttaagaGATAATAGCCATCCTAATACCAATCCCAGTGTTTCTAAAAATGCATTAAATGGTAATACAGATGCAAGTGTTAATAAAACTATTGATAATCTAGATGTTAGTATTTTCCATGACAATGGAGGAGGTGCAGGTGATATTACTCCATCTAAAACAACTGAAGAAAATGGAAATTCGAAttttaacaataataaatatgaagaagaaatagtaaaaattCATGAAAAACAACATAGATGGGAAATAGTTATTTCTAAAACAGATGGATCACAATTTCAACAAGTTTCTTTTGTTAATAGTATTTGTACTACTAAAGGTGGTACACATGTAAGTTATATTGTTGAtcaattattaaattctCTTAGCAAAAAGGCtaatgcaaaaaataaaggaggtatggaaataaaatcTGGTCATATAAGAAATCATTTATGGGTATTTGTTAATTGCCTAATAGTTAATCCAACATTTGATTCACAAACTAAAGAAACCTTAACTACTAAACAATCCAAATTTGGAAGTAAATGTATTTTAACAGATAAAACAATAAACaatgttttaaaaagttCTATACTCagtaatatattattatgggCACAAGCCAAAGCTCAAGTTGAActtcgaaaaaaaatgaaagcaGGTTCTTCAAAAGCCCGAGAAAGAATTATTGGAATACCGAAATTAGAAGATGCTAATGATGCGGGAAGTAAATATAGTCAAGAATGTACATTAATTTTAACGGAAGGGGATAGTGCTAAAACATCTTGTTTAGCTGGATTATCAATTGTAGGCAGAGATAGATATGGTGTATTTCCATTAAAGGGTAAACTTCTTAATGTACGAGATGCATCTTTTAAACAATTAATggataataaagaaattcaaaatatatttaaaattatggGATTAGATATTactgataaaaataaacaagaTATTAAAGGACTTAGATATGGTTCTTTAATGATTATGACGGATCAGGATTATGATGGATCTCACATCAAGggtttattaattaatatgaTTCATAAATTTTGGCCCAGTcttttaaaacataaagGCTTTCTTTGCGAATTTGTTACTCCTATAGTTAAGGTTCAAAAAGGGAATCAGGAgttatctttttttacaattgCCGAATATGAACAATGGaaagaaaatacaaatttagtaggatggaaaataaaatactaCAAAGGTTTGGGTACTTCAACTGATAAAGAAtttaaacaatatttttctgATATTCAAAGtcataaaattgtttttttatggaCAGGAGATAGAGATGGTGATTCAATAGATATGGCTTttagtaaaaaaagaattgaAGATCGAAAATTATGGCtacaaaattttatacTTGGTTCATATGTTGATCATAAAGAAAAGgatttatcatattatgattttgtaaataaagaattaatttattattctaGATATGACACAGAAAGAAGTATACCGAATATTATGGATGGATGGAAACCCGGACAAAGAAAAGTTTTATATGGTTGctttaaaagaaatttaAGAAATGAATGTAAAGTTGCTCAACTTGTAGGTTATATTGCAGAACATAGTGCATATCATCATGGAGAGTCATCATTACAACAAactattataaatatggcTCAAACATTTGTTGGTTCaaataacataaattttttagaaCCATGCGGACAATTTGGTAGTAGAAAAGAAGGTGGTAAAGATGCATCTGCAGctagatatatatttacaaaactTGCATCATCCACTAGAAGTATATTTAATGAATATGATGATCcgattttaaaatatttaaatgaagagggacaaaaaatagaaccacaatattatataccaGTTATTCCTACGATTCTAGTAAATGGCTGTGAAGGAATAGGAACTGGATATTCATCATTTATTccaaattataattataaagatataattaataatattaaaaaatatatagataaagAACCATTAGTACCGATGGTACCATGGTATAAAGATTTTAAAGGAAGAATTGAACCCAATGGTAAATCAGGATATGAAACAATAGgtattattaacaaaatagaTGATGAAACATTAGAAATTACAGAATTACCAATAAAACGATGGACACAAGATTATAAAGAATTCTTAGAAGAGTTATTAAcagatgaaaaaaatcaatTAATCATAGATTACATAGATAATAGTTCGCATGAAGATGTTTGTTTTACTATTAAAATGGATccaacaaaattaaaaagagCAGAAGAAGAAGGATTAGAAAaagtttttaaattaaaaagcaCTTTAACAACTACAAATATGACATTGTTTGAtccaaatttaaaattacaaaGATATGCATCTGAATTagatattttaaaagatttttgttttcataGATTAAATGCATACACtgatagaaaaaattatttaataagcaaattggaaaaagaaaaaagaattatttcaaataaaaccaaatttatattagcTATAATTAATGGAGAATTAgttgttaataaaaaaaaaaaaaaaatacttgTTGAAGAATTATATAGAAAAGGATATGATCCATATAAGGATATTCATAAAGTTAAGAAAGAAGAAATCTTTGAACAAGAATTATTAGATGCAGCTGAAAATCCTGAAgataatgaagaaataattGCTGGTGTAACTGTAAAagattataattatttactAAATATGCCTATTTTTAGTTTAACTCTAGAAAAAGTAGAAGAGTTACTATCccaattaaaagaaaaagaacaAGAACttgaaattttaaaaagtatTACTGTTGAAACAATGTGGTTAAAAGATATTGAAAACGTTGAAGAAGCCATAGAATTTCAAAGAAATGTTGAATTAGCTAATAGAGAAGAAAGTAACAAATTTAAAGTTGCAAGGAGAAAAATAGGAGCtggatttaaaaaaaagaaaaagaaaaaaaaactaacaTCTGATGATGAATCTGAAGGTGATACATCTGATAGTAGTGAATTTATGATTAATTcgttaaatattaaaaaaaatagtaaaaaaacaccaaataaaaaaaataatactagtgttcgaaaaaaaattagaaaaattgATTCTGGCATTAGTgttgatgataataatacgCAAACTcctatattaattaattctAATGAGATAGATGATAGCAATCTATcttattcaaaaaatggaaataatgCATACAATTCTGATAATACAcctttaattaataaaatcatAAATACATCAAAGCATGTCGTTGTTAATACTCCAATAGTTAATCACGGTAGCATTAGTAGTAATCATAATGGAATTGATCAAACGCCAGCTCATGGTGGAATTAATtccattaatattaatgtatCTCCTAACAGTACcgttaatataaatgagtTTTCAGGCATCAAAAATAAGCTATTAGAGCTTG agaaaaaaaaaaaacctAGATTGACATTAGCAGAAACaattaaaatgaaaaatatggaGAAGGGAGATAATACTGCTAAGGAAACTCCTCGAAGCAGAAACACCCCCAAAAGGAAAAGG AGTACACTATTAGATACCTCGAAATCAAAGGACGATTTCGATTTTGGAGATGAGGATTCTAGTAAAAAT GATTCATCAAATGCTAGTGACAGTTCCTataacatttaa